CTGAAGGGGGCGGctaagggctaagccctcgccgccgccacctccctgccgttgccgggaagggccggtgatAGATAGGGGAGGGTCGACCAGCGTTGCCAGCCCCTGGCCAAGGCCCAGCGACCCCAGCCGatcctccccctccgtcgccggcccttcccgacaAGTGCAAGGAGGCGgcaagggcccgcgagccctcacctGATCGGGGGCGAGGGTTGCGACCCTTGCAGCGATCCGACGAGGGCTCGTGGCCCGCCGCCGATCGGCCGGGGGCCaacgacccggccgaccctcccccctccgtcgccagcccttcctGGCGACGGCGGCAACGGCTCAGCCCTTAATCGCCCCCTTCGGCCTCCcctttttagaatattttaaataaaattaagtttaaatttaatttaattaatttttatattattatttacacattagACACGAAATGgcatcgtttttgcattttctcgccacgtcaGCGTATAAAACGACaccattttggaccaaactcgccggaaaattgccacgtcagccatttggccagattttcgaagtggcacctaagtgttccatttaactttgaaactagcacttaagtgtaccttttcgaaattatggcacttaaatgtcctcCCAttccaagttatggcacttgggctgttcttctgCCTCAAATAAATCCTCAATTCGGGGCAAGGGATATTTGTTTTTGACCATTACCTTGTTAAGCTCTCAGTAATCTATACAAAGCCGCATGctaccatccttctttttcacaaatagaacagGAGCTCCCTAAGGAGAAACACTAGGTCTGATGAAACCCTTATCCAAAAGCTCTTGTAgctgcattttcaattctttcaattcagtGGGTGCCTTAGAGATTGGTGCTGTATCGGGCATCAATTCAATacaaaactcaatttctctatcAAGAGGCAAGCCTGGTAAATCCTCAGGAAACACACTTGGAAACTCTCTAATAACAGGAACATCTTCCAACTTTACTACAACCTTACTTGTGTTTTTTACACAAGCTAAATAACCACAGCAACCCTTTCTCAAAAGTTTCCTCGCTTGCAAAGCTGAGATCAACCTTGGAGAAGTGTTTTGACAACTTCCTGAAAAAGAGAACTCGGGTTGATTCGAAAGTCTAAATAtccctttatttaaaaaaatagtcaaCGATAGCACGATAGGTAGATAACAAATCCATCCCTATAATAACATCGAAATCTCAAATATTTAACTCCACTAGATCCACAGGCATTTCAACATTATTAGTCCGAATCACACATCTCTTGAACACATGATGACCAACTAAGAAATCGCCAGTAAGAGTATCAACACACAATTCACATTCAAGAGGATCAGGCAACACATCAAGCTTTTTTGCAAATTCGATTGAAATGAAGGAGTGCGTAGCACCAGGATCAAATAACACATAAGCACATTGCGAggcaatagaaatattacctGCAACAACTGCATTAGATGCTGCTGCATCCTTCTTCATCATCGCAAAAATTTTCCCACTTGTACTTTGTCTTTGTTGGTTCTCTTGGGGCCTACCAACGAAAGGGGTATTCCTCCGCATGGAACATTGATGTGCTAGGTGCCCTTGTCACCCACATAGATAACATGATCTATTGCCAATAGGAGGATTCCTTTGTGTAGGACAATCTCACAGCATGTGTCCCGCTTTCCCACATGAGAAGCATACTCCGGTTTTCCGATGACACTCACCGCGATGATAATTTCCACATGTATTACAAGGGCCCTGGTTACTCGGATTTCTGAATTGTCCTAGCCGGCTGAAACTTCTTCGCCTTCCACTACCATTAGTATGGCTACCTTGTACATCTGTGGGCTTAAACCTTTTGGGTTGAGGCTCTCCTTGTGTGCCATGCTTCAAAATGCTTTGTTCCACCTTGATTGGCCGTTCTAGCACATCCTTATAGCTTGTTAATACGAAAGGTGCAAGTGCGGAATTAATTTCATGTCGGAGCCCTCCTAGGAAATGGTCGGCCTTATCCTCATTTGTTACCAAGTGCTCCGCAAACCTACTCAACTGATTAAAGCGAACTAAATACTCCAAAACTGTGGAGTCACCCTGAGATATATGTACAAAGTCACCCTTCATCTTTGCCTGGAATGACTTTGGGAAGAATTGAGCATTGAACGCCTTTTTAAAGTCCTCCTAGAATATAATAACATCCCTACCTCCAAGACTTGGCTTCATTCCATCCCACCAAAACTCTGCTTCACCTTCCAGGTATTGGGTGGCAAATTTAATTTTCCGATCCTCGGGGACCTCTTCAACTTCAAAGATCCCATCAATCTTTTTAATCCAACGCTTAGCCGCGAGAGGATCAACTTTCCCATCAAAAGTGGGTGGTTTCACCTTTctaaaattggcaaaagtggATGAACCAGTCGCTCCATCTCCAGTTAATTCCTTTGCTTGGCGATACCAATGGATCATTGCTTGTTCAAATTCAGTTGAATGAGTTGGCTCTTGATCCTCTTCTCTGACTTTGTGCAAGTCAGGACTCCTATCATAGCAGTCCTCAAGTCTCCTTCTCAAAGATGCACCTTGAGAAGCTTGAGGCATGTCTCTAGCCTCAGGGGTAGCGACTCGTTTGCCTTTGCGGCTCCTACAAAGCAAGGCAAGTGTCTCAGAGTTGGTACTCATGATCACCTGAATCCAAGAATAAAACTACACCTTAGAATCTAGAAGActaatgcaaaaataaaatctatcacACAACCTCACAATATCCCATAACTACATCCAAAATGATCAAAActtaggctctgataccaaaaatgtcacaccccaaaactacaaagaatggggatgacacggccgtccttcttTACGAAAgacgcagcctcaaacacaaccaacaaactgatattaacttatatatatctcaaaccaTATATTTACATATCAGATAAACCAACAAATTGATTGcaacatcagagtttctataatccaccaaaaagagaaaagatatatACATTTAAAACTCAGACAATCCAACCACTAGTAAGGATCatttgcaccacttccttaaaccataccaaaaaaaaaaatagaactccccaaaagtTTCCCACCAATGGCGCACTCGCTCTATTCGCCGCTAGCTGAGGAACATGAAAAGATCAAAGGAGGAGTGGAATGAGCAACAACAGCTCAATGAGTAGTACGTATCTTCTAAGCAAATCGAATgaccactatgcatgtatacaaagcaataccaaacttcataacgccaactcaatatataaaatacatatcgaatcttataagagttatttcttatcatcaaaattttatactaatatggaaaactcatttaaatcgccatcaaaagtcaagtatcaatggtcgaatccattgaataatctccatcaaaaacacatatcaatggtctatccattgattCATCTCATATCAAACACACGTCAATGGTCCATCCATCGActaatcttttgctcaataactaaccatggtcacgacacaacgccTTGTGACAAGGTGACCAAGATTCTCTtattggcaaggtctccacctacaaagctgGCGGCTGGGTCCAGAAGAATATCCTAAACCTGGTATGTATACCCCAAAAAGCCCTCACCgggttcacagtcatattgagcataaataaccatccTCCAATAccagaaatcaatatcttaaaccaaatGAATAACATTTTGCAGCATAGCTCATCATCTGTTTCAtatccatttctcaaatcatcataaacatttccataaatcagtcgaaaaacaatttcatatatatttctccacaaaccttgtataacatgcttttcaaagattcacaatcaaccaaatggtagcaattgctcgatttggcttttatgcaataaaaatgctcttctcaattcaatatatatatacatatatatatacttcaagacatgattttacaaaaccaaagaagatatagtaccactcacctcgtCGTTTATGACCAAACGACGAACGATACCTGTATCGTTGAACTCACGGCCCTATCAAATATCtgaaaaataatgttaaaatctaataaaattctatctcgactacaaaatgactaaattatgCCTTAACTCTAACAGAAGGACTTCTACACGCTAACAACTCGCCTAACCAAGgcgattgttcaagccattcgCAACACGGAGTTTAAGTGCAAAACTTGATAGCGCCTTAACTTTCTCCTTTGAACCCCGATCCGAACGTATTTATAGTCAATAGATTGACCTTGacacatattacaagaatcTCAACTTGGCCtccccaaaatcaagccgaaaaatgacaaaatacgggcACGAAGCAGCTGGACGCGTATTGTTTACTGCGTgcgggaaactttgaaattttgtttaggACAAACCATAAACTGAAATCACAATCCGTAAAATCCCATGGCTCCACAACAGCCTAAACTACCATTCCTACAAAAATACGTtgctcaacgactccaaaatcgGACTTCACCactcgattttccaaaaattccgaatttgagccttaaatccaaaaattacttcaattggacgAACGAGGGGCCTAATCTCTTACCAGGTGCTGCATTATGGAGTTGAGTTGGCTTGGTGAAGTGTCCAAGGCGTGCACGTGCCAAaacccctttcctttcttccccttcttcttcttcttcttctttttcttcttcttcttctttcttttcttttctttcttttctttctggttGAGGACCCCTCAACTTCTATTAACCAagccctctcccctctcctttttgctttattgactttttcaacttctttttctgtttcattttttttcttttggggcccactaacCTAATATTACATAATACAATGCCTTCCACATGGAAAGCTATCTCAACTCAAGCAATATACCGGTCTTCTGATACTAACAAAAATGGCCTGCCAATGATGGGCAACACATATCTGTCGGGGCTCCTGAGTCGTCCACTTGCATTCCCATTGttgatattgtcttgaattccacaaaattcaatCGGGAAATCTAGGAAGGCTTGAAGATTGCAGGCTATTtgtttccaaatatatttcctagatttggaCCTATCTATAAGAGACTTTCATGGGAAATAGTCCTAATTCAATGTAACTAGAATGTATCATGATATCTCTAATATATAGGTGATAATCACTGAAgattaattagttagtttaggaaagtggggatctgaagatatatttattttagcATTGTACCTTGTACTCTTGTGATACGCTCAAATAagaaatcgtctctctctctctctctcccgtggacGTAGGCAGATTTTTtcaccgaaccacataaatctctgtgttcttgattattcttgtttacttttctcattagttagggtgttcttccacacaacaattggtatcagagcaatccAGTTTCTCCGTTCTTGTATTACGACTTCTAACTAAATGGCTGGAAAAAGTTCAACCGTTCGATTTGATATTGAACGATTCACCGGGAAGAATAATTTTACACTATAGCAAAGAAGGATGAAGGATCTATTGATTCAACAAGGTTTATCAAAGGTTCTTCTAGGAAGATCGAATAAGTTGGACACCACTAATGATGATTGGGCCGACATGGAGGAGAGGGCGTGTAGCGCAATCCGATTGAACCTATCAGATGAGGCATTTCAATATGTAGCGGAAATCAAATCTACTTCGGAGATATGGCTCAAACTCGAAAGCATTTACATGCCGAAATCTCTTACGAACAAGTtgttcttgaagaagagattaTATTCGCTTCAGATGAGTAAAGGAGGAGATTTGTTGGAACACCTCAACATGTTCAATCAGATGATTAGTGAACTTACAAGCTTGGAGGTAAGGTTTGAGGATGAAGACATAGCGCTTCTACTACTGGCATTGTTGCCAGATTCATTTGACCACTTGGTGACTACGCTCCTTTATGGCAAGGAAACTCTGGAGATCAAAGAGGCGACTGCTGGCCTAATTTTAAACAACACCCAGAAAAGGGCAAGTAGTTCAAAATCTTCAGGACAGGGACTCTTTGCAAAGGAGAAAAGCaatcaaggaagaggaagatcaacaGATCAAGGATCGAGCAGTAGGGGTCGATCAAAATCCAAGGGAAAGTTCAAAGGAAGATGCTACAGGTGCAATCATGAAGGGCATACCAAGAGATTCTGTCCAcataagaacaagaaaaagaggaaaagctcgGATGAGGCAAGTATAGCCGACAGCATTGAGACCAATGATGGAGATGTCTTGTCCATATTGTCGAGGAAGGAAACTTTGAAGATTCGTGGATCATGGACTCCGGATGCACTTTTCACATGTGTCCTCATCAAGAAGCCTTCGATGAGTACAAGGCATATGATGGTGGTTCAGTTCTCATGGGGAATGATACTTCGTGCAAGATTGTGGGTGTTGGAaccatgaaaatcaagatgtttgaTGGCATGATTAGAACCTTAGCAGACGTGCGTCATGTTCCGGGTCTAGGGAAGAATTTGATCTCATTGGAAGCACTTGAATCCAATGGATGCAAGTACACGGCTCAAGGTGGAGTCTTGAAGGTGATTAAGGAAGCTCTGGTTGTTCTTAAGGGACAGAGGCATGGGAACCTATATTGACTTATAAGAACCACAATGTAAGGTGGAGCATCTGTGTCCACGAATGCTAGCACGGAGATAGATAACACCTATCTATGGCATATGCGTCTTGGGCATATGGGAGAAAGAGGATCGATGGAACTTCACAAGAGGAATGCACTCCAAGGTATAAAAACATGCAAATTAGATTTCTGCAAATTTTGTGTGTTTGGAAAACAATGCAGAGTACGGTTCAATGCTGCAACTCATACAAGCAAGGGCATGCTCGAGTATGTACACACGGATGTATGGGGTCCTTTACCGGTAAAGTCAAAAGAAGGGAAGGAATACTTCGTGACAttcattgacaatttctctcGCAAAGTTTGGGTCTACTTCATGCGACACAAAAGTGAagtctttgaaaagttcaaagaattGAAAGCTCAAGTTGAGACTTCAACGGAGAAGAAGATTAAGTGCTTGAGATCGGACAATGGAGGAGAGTACAAATCGACACCATTCATGAAGCTTTGCAAGAATGAAGGGATTAAACGTCACTTCACAATTCCGGATATGCCCCAACAGAATGGCGTAGCGGAAAGGGTGAACTGAACCTTATTAGAGAGAGCTTGAAGCACGAGGCTATATGCGGGACTGAGCAAGGAGTTTTGGGCAGAAGTTGTCTGCATGGCATGTTATCTTGTAAATCGGTCTCCATCAACTacaattaaatgcaaaattccCTGAGGTATGGACTGGTAAAATTGTcgattattctaatttaagaatattCGGTTGTCTTGCTTTTGTACATGTGTAAAGCTCGAAGCGCTCGAAGTTGgatccaaaatcaaaacaatgcatATTTCTCGGTTACGAGAAAGGAGTGAAAGGCTATAAATTATGGGATCCAAGTGAGAAGAAAGTTCTGACGTGCAAGGATGTTATGTTCGATGAATCTGCAATGTTGAAGTGAAGCTGCGTGCCACGCGTGGCTGCTGAAGAGGAGAGTGATTAATCTATCGTTAAGGTGGAGCTTGAAACTAGAGAATCTGCAGAGAATGGCGAGTCATCCGATGAGGCTCCGAAAGTCAAAGAAATGGTAGAAGTTCCTCGTACCATTGCGACGGGTCGAGGAAGACGCACTCCAAAAGCATCGGAGAGGTACAGTTTTGAGGATATGGTTGCTTATGCTCTTACCATAAGCTCTGGCGATCCAAGCTCCTACCATGAAGCTTTGAAAAGTGATCACAAAGAAAAGTGGATGACTGCaatgatggaggagatggagtcatTACAAAAGAATGAGGCATGGGAACTTGTGAAGAAGCCCAAGGATTGGAATGTCATTGGTTGCAAATAGGTTCTTCGAAGAAAGGAAGCAGCAACgaagaaaaagcaagagagaTATAAGGCCCGACTTGTTGCTAAGGGCTATACACAGAAGGAGGGGATTGATTACAACGAGATATTTTCCCCGGTTGTAAAACACACATCAATTCATGTTTTACTAGCTATggtagccatgtatgacttggagcttgagcagctagatgtgaagatggcattccttcatggtgacttggaggagaaACTTTATATGGAGCAGCCCAAAGGCTTCAAGGTGGAAGAGAAAGAGGATCATGTTTGTTTGCTCAAAAGATCACTTTACGGTTTGAAGCAATCTCCGAGGCAATGGAATAAAAGGTTTGATTCTTTTATGCTTCATATTGGCTATATGAGGAGTGTGCATGATTTTTGTGTCTACTACAAAGCTTTGGATGATAAGTCACTTATTCTGTTGAtactctatgttgatgatatgttgattgctacaagaaaaatgagagacatTATTTCCATAAAGTCTCAGTTAAGTAGTGAGTTtgatatgaaggatcttggtgCTGCAAAGAGGATCCTTGGCATGGAAATCTTTCGAGATAGACATGCAAGCAAGCTTTGGGTAAATCAAAATAAGAATGTTGAGAAGGTCTTGGAGCGGTTCAACATGGGTAAAAAGCTAAACTGGTTTGTACACCCTTAGCAAATCACTTCAAATTATCTGAGAAACAATGCCCTGTTTCACATGAGGAAGTTGTAAAGATGTCTCGAGTACCCTATGCCAACGCAATAGGGAGcctcatgtatgctatggttTGTAGCAAACCGGATTTGGCTCATGCAGTGAGTCTCGTCAACTGATACATGAGCAATCCAGGTAAGGAGCTTTGAGAAGCTGTTAAGTGGATCTTTCGTTATTTGGCTAGAACTACCGGAATGGGTTTAATGTTCAGTTCCAAGGGaggatcaatcgacttagtagGTTATGTTGATTCAGACTTCGCTGGTGATTTGGACAAGCGAAGGTCTATCATGGGATATGTCTTTACTCTTGGCAGTGGAGCTATTTTGTGGAAGGCAATGCTTCAACCTACTGTAGCATTGTCTACAACCGAAGCTGAGTATATGACAGTAACTAAGGCTACGAAGGAAGGAATATGGCTGACTGGTTTGGTCACAGAGTTGGGTATAAAGCAAGAAATTACTACATTATATTGCGATAGCCAAAGCGCAATATGTCTCATGAATAATCAAGTGTTCCATTCCAGAACGAAACACATTGAAGTTCAGTaccacaaaatttgagaatttgtgGAGAATGGTAGCATTGCTTTGAAGAAAATCTATACTAAAGATAATCCTGCAGATATGCTCACGAAGACAATTACTACAGAGAAGTTCAAGTCCTGCAAGGACTTGATTTCTCTCACTCATAATTGAAGTTGATGGAGGCTGCACTGATCCAGGTGCGAGCGTACCTTTGCAAAGGTACAGTGGAGGGAGATATATTCGTTTTCTTGGTTCAAGTGGAGGCTTGTGCTTTATTCAAGCCAAAGGTGGAGAGTTTTgctgatgttgtcttgaattctACAAAATTCAATCGGGAAATCTAGGAAAGCTTGAAGATTGCAGGCTATTtgtttccaaatatatttcctagatttggaCCTATCTATAAGAGACTTTCATGGGAAATAGTCCTGATTCAATGTAACTGGGATGTATCATGATATCTCTAATATATAGGGGATAATCACTGAAGATTTATCAGTTAGTTTAGGAAAGTGGGGACCTGAAGATATATTTATTTCG
This region of Eucalyptus grandis isolate ANBG69807.140 chromosome 8, ASM1654582v1, whole genome shotgun sequence genomic DNA includes:
- the LOC120286999 gene encoding uncharacterized protein LOC120286999, whose translation is MKIKMFDGMIRTLADVRHVPGLGKNLISLEALESNGCKYTAQGGVLKVIKEALVVLKGQRVRFNAATHTSKGMLEYVHTDVWGPLPVKSKEGKEYFVTFIDNFSRKVWVYFMRHKSEVFEKFKELKAQVETSTEKKIKCLRSDNGGEYKSTPFMKLCKNEGIKRHFTIPDMPQQNGVAERVELETRESAENGESSDEAPKVKEMVEVPRTIATGRGRRTPKASERYSFEDMVAYALTISSGDPSSYHEALKSDHKEKWMTAMMEEMESLQKNEAWELVKKPKDWNVIGCK